A region of the Streptococcus suis genome:
AGTGCTTCAACCAGCGCGAGCACATCTGCCTCAACGTCAGCAAGTACGTCCGCATCAACCAGCGCAAGTACATCTGCATCGACTAGCGCAAGTACATCGGCATCGACAAGTGCCTCAACGTCAGCAAGTACGTCCGCTTCAATGAGTGCAAGCACGTCTGCCTCAACATCGGCAAGTACGTCCGCATCGACAAGTGCAAGTACGTCAGCTTCAACAAGTGCAAGTACGTCAGCATCGACGTCAGCAAGTACTTCAGCGTCAACCAGCGCAAGCACGTCAGCATCGACCAGCGCAAGTACTTCAGCCAGCACGTCAGCTTCAATGAGTGCAAGTACATCCGCATCAACGTCGGCAAGTACGTCCGCATCAACCAGCGCAAGCACAAGTGCTTCAACGTCAGCAAGCACATCAGCATCAACAAGTGCAAGTACGTCTACTTCGACAAGCGCAAGTACGTCCGCCTCGACAAGTGCAAGTACAAGTGCTTCAACCAGCGCGAGCACATCTGCTTCAATGAGTGCAAGTACGTCCGCCTCGACTAGCGCAAGTACGTCTGCCTCGACAAGTGCAAGTACGTCTGCTTCAACATCGGCAAGTACGTCAGCTTCAATGAGTGCAAGTACCTCCGCATCAACGTCGGCAAGTACGTCCGCCTCGACAAGTGCAAGTACGTCTGCTTCAACATCGGCAAGTACGTCCGCCTCGACAAGTGCCAGCACGTCTGCATCGACCAGCGCAAGTACGTCCGCATCAACGTCAGCAAGTACGTCTGCATCGACAAGTGCAAGCACAAGTGCTTCAACGTCAGCAAGTACGTCCGCTTCAACATCGGCAAGTACAAGTGCTTCAACCAGCGCGAGCACATCTGCCTCAACGTCGGCAAGTACGTCCGCCTCAACAAGTGCAAGCACGTCCGCTTCAACCAGCGCAAGTACATCTGCTTCAATGAGTGCAAGTACATCCGCCTCGACAAGTGCAAGTACAAGTGCTTCAACCAGCGCCAGCACGTCTGCCTCAACGAGTGCAAGCACGTCTGCATCGACAAGCGCAAGCACAAGTGCTTCAACGTCGGCAAGTACATCAGCTTCAACGAGTGCCAGCACGTCTGCGTCAACGTCGGCAAGTACGTCTGCATCGACAAGTGCAAGTACAAGTGCTTCAACGTCGGCAAGTACGTCCGCTTCAACGTCGGCAAGTACGTCTGCATCGACAAGTGCAAGTACCTCCGCATCAACGTCAGCCAGCACGTCTGCCTCAACGTCAGCAAGTACTTCAGCGTCAACCAGCGCAAGTACGTCTGCCTCGACAAGTGCCAGCACGTCCGCATCAACATCGGCAAGTACCTCCGCATCAACATCGACAAGCACAAGTGCTTCAACGTCAGCAAGTACGTCCGCATCAACATCGGCAAGTACCTCCGCATCAACATCGACAAGCACAAGTGCTTCAACGTCAGCAAGTACGTCCGCTTCAACATCGGCAAGTACAAGTGCTTCAACTAGCGCAAGTACGTCAGCATCGACAAGTGCCAGCACGTCCGCATCAACGTCAGCCAGCATGTCCGCTTCAACATCGGCAAGTACAAGTGCTTCAACCAGCGCAAGTACGTCTGCCTCGACAAGTGCAAGCACGTCCGCTTCAACCAGCGCCAGCACGTCTGCATCGACAAGTGCGTCAGAGATTTGGATTGTATCAAATGCTGGTGGTACTTCCATGGAATTACCAAAAATTGATATTCAATCGGTATCTGAATCCATAAGTACCTCTCAATCGTTGTCAGCAAGCATAAGTGTCTCAACTAGCGCAAGTACATCGGCGTCCACGTCAGCAAGTATGTCTGCGATGACTTCTGAAGTTGCAAAACCAGTGAATCGGAAGGCAACTAAGCTACCTAATACAGGTGAAACGCAGTCTTCAGTATCAGGATTGTTGAGTGCTACGATGTTAGCAGGAGCTTTTGCGCTCATCGCTAAACGTCGTCGTAAGGAGCGAGAAGAAGATGATATTTCATAATGGTATTCAGTTTGTAGATAGAACTGAGAGAGTTAACAGAATTCTGTATTGCAGTAGAAAAGCGAACTCTTCGTTAAGCTAAACTAATTGGGACGTATCAAAAATAGCTCTATAATTCGCTAGTGGTTTTAACCATTGACGACATTATAGAGCTTTTTTGGGTAGAAGGATTGGCTATCTATATTTTTGGTGAATAGCAGGTGTCATGGTTCGGCAAATTTATGGTACAATATTGCTATGATTATTCTAAGTGGAAACAAGATTGAACGCTCTTTTGCGGGCGAAGTTTTATTTAACAATATCAACATTCAAGTGGACGAGCGGGATCGGATTGCCCTTGTCGGAAAAAATGGAGCAGGCAAGTCTACTCTGCTCAAAATCCTTGTCGGAGAAGAAGCAGCGACAAGCGGTGATATTTCAACCAAGCGTGATTTGTCCCTTTCTTATCTGGCACAGGACAGCCGTTTTGAGTCAGAAAATACCATTTACGATGAAATGCTTCATGTCTTTGACGACCTGCGGACGACGGAAAAACGCCTGCGGTCTATGGAAGAGCAGATGGGTAGTCTATCTGGTAGTGAACTCGACCAGCTCATGAATACCTATGATAGTCTGTCGGAGGAATTTCGTCTGGCAGGTGGTTTTAGCTATGAGGCGGATATTCGTGCCATTTTGAACGGTTTTAAGTTTGACCAGACCATGTGGGACATGAAAATCTCCGAACTCTCTGGCGGTCAAAATACTCGACTTGCTCTGGCGAAGATGCTTCTTGAAAGCCCAGAACTCTTGGTCCTGGATGAGCCAACCAACCATCTGGACATTGAAACCATTGCTTGGTTGGAAAATTATCTGGTTCACTACAAGGGAGCCTTGATTATCGTCAGCCATGACCGCTATTTCTTGGACAAGGTGGCGACACTGACACTGGATTTGACCAAGCATTCCTTGGATCGTTATGTGGGCAATTATTCTCAGTTTGTCGAGCTCAAAGAGCAGAAGTTACAGACTGAGTTACAAAACTATGAGAAGCAGCAGAAGGAAATTGCAAAGTTAGAAGACTTTGTTCAGAAAAATATTGTCCGTGCTTCGACCACCAAGCGTGCTCAGGCTAGACGCAAGCAGTTGGAAAAGATGGAGCGACTGGACAAGCCAACAACTGGTCAGAAGTCTGCCAATATGACCTTCCAGTCGGACAAGACTTCTGGCAATATCGTCTTGACAGTGGAAAATGCTGCGGTGGGCTACGATGGAAACATTCTTTCCCAGCCTATTTCTATTGACCAACGAAAGCTGGATGCCATTGCCATTGTCGGACCAAATGGTACCGGAAAAACAACCCTGCTCAAATCAATCATCGGAGCTCTGCCATTTATCAAAGGGGAAGCCAAGCTAGGAGCCAACGTGGAAGTGGGCTACTACGACCAGACCCAGTCTGCCCTGACGCCTTCCAACACCGTCTTGGAGGAGCTCTGGTCAGCCTTTCCGACCACACCTGAAGTGGAAATTCGCAACCGCCTAGGAGCCTTTCTCTTCTCAGGCGATGATGTCAAAAAGTCCGTTTCCATGCTATCTGGTGGGGAAAAAGCCCGCCTGCTCCTTGCTAAGCTATCTATGGAAAATAACAACTTCCTCATCCTCGACGAGCCGACCAACCACCTGGACATCGACAGTAAGGAGGTCCTGGAAAATGCCCTCATCGACTTTGACGGCACCCTGCTCTTTGTCAGCCACGACCGCTATTTCATCAACCGCGTCGCCACCAAGGTCCTCGAAATCTCGGAAACTGGCTCCACGCTCTACTTGGGCGACTATGACTATTATTTGGAGAAAAAGGCAGAGCAGCAAGCAGAAGCCCAGCCTGACCAGCTAGAAAGTACTAGCCAATCAGCCGGAGCTATGGACTACCAAGCACAAAAGGAAAACCAAAAAGAGCAACGCAAACTAGCCCGCCGCATCGAGCAAATCGAGGCAGAAATCGATAGCATCGAAAACCGCTTAAGCGAGCTCAACCAAGCCATGCTAGAAACCAACGACATCGGTCAGCTAACCGATTACCAGAAAGAAATCGATCAATTGACTGCCCAACAAGAAAACCTCATGGAAGAATGGGAGGAATTATCTGAGCAGATGGGCTAGGTTGACAGCAAGTTGACAAGAGGCTCAAACCCTTGATAGAACAGGCTTGCAAGTCAGTCTTGCGGAGTTAGCAAGACCACCTTTCGCTAAAAAAGTCCAGAGCAAGCCAGTCTTTCTTGGCAAACATCGACCGACAGGCTAAGATGAGTTTAGGACCTGCCAGACAGGTTCCTGAAAGGAGAAGAAATGAACTTTGGACAAC
Encoded here:
- a CDS encoding ABC transporter ATP-binding protein produces the protein MIILSGNKIERSFAGEVLFNNINIQVDERDRIALVGKNGAGKSTLLKILVGEEAATSGDISTKRDLSLSYLAQDSRFESENTIYDEMLHVFDDLRTTEKRLRSMEEQMGSLSGSELDQLMNTYDSLSEEFRLAGGFSYEADIRAILNGFKFDQTMWDMKISELSGGQNTRLALAKMLLESPELLVLDEPTNHLDIETIAWLENYLVHYKGALIIVSHDRYFLDKVATLTLDLTKHSLDRYVGNYSQFVELKEQKLQTELQNYEKQQKEIAKLEDFVQKNIVRASTTKRAQARRKQLEKMERLDKPTTGQKSANMTFQSDKTSGNIVLTVENAAVGYDGNILSQPISIDQRKLDAIAIVGPNGTGKTTLLKSIIGALPFIKGEAKLGANVEVGYYDQTQSALTPSNTVLEELWSAFPTTPEVEIRNRLGAFLFSGDDVKKSVSMLSGGEKARLLLAKLSMENNNFLILDEPTNHLDIDSKEVLENALIDFDGTLLFVSHDRYFINRVATKVLEISETGSTLYLGDYDYYLEKKAEQQAEAQPDQLESTSQSAGAMDYQAQKENQKEQRKLARRIEQIEAEIDSIENRLSELNQAMLETNDIGQLTDYQKEIDQLTAQQENLMEEWEELSEQMG